In Akkermansia muciniphila, the DNA window AGTGCGCCCTGCTGGCCGGGCTGCCGCAGGGGCCTTCCTTCCTGAACCCCCTCCGGCATCCGGAACGCGCGCTGCAACGGCGGAACCTGGTGCTCCGGCGCATGAGGGAGGAAGGCTGGGCCACCGACGGCATGGTGGACCGCGCCCTGCTGGAACCCCTGTTCAGCGTGGGGGCGGAAGAAGACCGCCGGCCGCTGGCCCCCCATGTGACCGCCGCCCTGATGCATGCGGGCCGCACGGGAGAGGTGCGCACCACGCTGGACGCCTCCCTGCAGCGCGGCGCCCTGGAGATCGTGAAGCGTGAGCTGGAGCGCCTGAAAGGCCACCATGTGACGCAGGCCGCCGTGGTCGTGGCGGAAAACGCTACGGGAAACATTCTCTGCCTGGTTGGGTCCGCCGACAGGAGCCATCCGGCGGGGGGATTGCTGGACGGCACTACGCTGCGGCGCTCCCCCGGCTCCGCCCTGAAACCCTTCGTGTATGCCCAGGCGTTTGTCCTGGGGGCGTATCCGGGGACGGTGTTGCCGGATGTCCCCACTACATACCGGAGCGCGCACGGGCTGGAAGCGCCGCAGAATTATAACAGGGCCTACATGGGGCCCATTTCCATCAGGCAGGCGCTGGCCTGCTCCCAGAATATTCCGGCCATGAGGGCGCTGGGCACGTTCGGCGGTGCTGCCCGGCTGCTGAAATTGTTGAACAATCTGGGTATCCGGGGCATTCAGGGGGACGCCTCGCATTACGGCCTGGGGCTGGCCATCGGCAATGCGGAAGTCTCTTTGCGGGAGTTGACGGGGGCGTATGCGTGCCTGGCCCGCGGAGGCGCCTTTTTACCCCTGAAGCTGGAACAGGGGCCTTCTGTGCCGGAGCGGCCCGTACTTCCCCCGGAGGCCTGCTTCCTGACAGCGGATATTCTGGCGGACCGGGAGGCGCGGCTGGCTGCGTTCAGCGATGCGGAGGTGATGAACCTGCCTTTCCGGTATGCCTGCAAGACGGGCACTTCCTCTGATTTCCGGGACAATTGGTGCATAGGCTTCACCCGTGAAATTACCGTGGGCGTGTGGGTAGGCAACTTTGACGCCTCTCCTATGAAGCAGGTAGGGGGCATGGCCGGGGCCGCTCCCATTTTTGCCGGGGTTATGAAGCTGGCGCACCGGAATCTTCCTCCTTCCTTCTCCCGCGCCGTTCCCGGCATGGTCCGCATCCGCATTGACGCCCGCACGGGCAGGCGGGAAGGTGCGCTGCGTGTGCCGCAGGCCCATGCCAGGGAGGAATGGACTTCACTGGAGACGATGCCGCAGGAGGCTACAGCGGGGGATTATGACGCGGCAGGCCGCGCCTTCCTGGACAGTCGTTACACGGAATGGTTCACCAGTCCTTCCTGCACGGCGCGGGACGCTTATTGCCTGCTTCCCGGGACCTGGTCCGGGGAAACTCCGCGCATCCTGGTTCCGGCGGATGGTTCACGCCTGGTCCTGGATCCGGAAATGCCGGGAATGGGGCGGCGGCTTAAGCTGCGCTCCAATCTTCCGGCCGGGGCCGTCTGGTCCTCCCCCACCCTGACTATCGTGCAGTATGGGGATGAGGCTACAGTCCTGCTGGAACCAGGGGCGCACGTCATTACCGTGCGCCATCCGGAACTGAATCTGGAACAGCGCGCATCCGTTACCGTCAGGGAACTGTAACAGTGGTGGAAGTTCCGGGTCAGTCCAGCGGGAGGATGGACGTGACCAGCATTTTGAACCTTCCCTGGGCGATTACGGAATGGGGCACGCCTGCGGGGATCATCAGGGTCTGGCCCTGCGGCACGTTCATGGAATCATTGCCCACAGTAAAAAAGGCGGTGCCGTCCAGCACCTGCACCAGGGCGGGGCCCGGCGTCTGGTGGGTGGGAAGGAGCTGCTCGTCGTCAAAGGCCAGAATGGTCATATTGACGCCCTTGGAGCGCACAAGGGCCAGGCTGGTGATTTGCCCTTCGCGGTATTCAATCAGGTCCGCGTAAGTAAAAGGCGTCCGTTCGGGGATGTGCTGGAT includes these proteins:
- a CDS encoding transglycosylase domain-containing protein; amino-acid sequence: MTRAFLKGLFKRKNLLRAAGGLAVAWLLAWYAVPWLFPLPEGLLHPEERGALVLDRDGARIATLPGPDYYHTEPVRLQEVPDMLLKATLAAEDKRFFSHGGADFLALARAVAANAAGGEVVSGASTITQQLAKNANPPVPRSLPAKAREFFQARRMEMSMSKEAILESYFNRLDYGNLRRGPAAAARFYFGREMSRLSLAQCALLAGLPQGPSFLNPLRHPERALQRRNLVLRRMREEGWATDGMVDRALLEPLFSVGAEEDRRPLAPHVTAALMHAGRTGEVRTTLDASLQRGALEIVKRELERLKGHHVTQAAVVVAENATGNILCLVGSADRSHPAGGLLDGTTLRRSPGSALKPFVYAQAFVLGAYPGTVLPDVPTTYRSAHGLEAPQNYNRAYMGPISIRQALACSQNIPAMRALGTFGGAARLLKLLNNLGIRGIQGDASHYGLGLAIGNAEVSLRELTGAYACLARGGAFLPLKLEQGPSVPERPVLPPEACFLTADILADREARLAAFSDAEVMNLPFRYACKTGTSSDFRDNWCIGFTREITVGVWVGNFDASPMKQVGGMAGAAPIFAGVMKLAHRNLPPSFSRAVPGMVRIRIDARTGRREGALRVPQAHAREEWTSLETMPQEATAGDYDAAGRAFLDSRYTEWFTSPSCTARDAYCLLPGTWSGETPRILVPADGSRLVLDPEMPGMGRRLKLRSNLPAGAVWSSPTLTIVQYGDEATVLLEPGAHVITVRHPELNLEQRASVTVREL
- a CDS encoding cupin domain-containing protein, which codes for MTAIQHIPERTPFTYADLIEYREGQITSLALVRSKGVNMTILAFDDEQLLPTHQTPGPALVQVLDGTAFFTVGNDSMNVPQGQTLMIPAGVPHSVIAQGRFKMLVTSILPLD